A genomic window from Rhizobium sp. 007 includes:
- a CDS encoding AbrB/MazE/SpoVT family DNA-binding domain-containing protein — MRVTEKGQVTIPKEIRDRLGIGPGSEVDFIASGAGAVLVKIEKSGADPIRNFDDWARRVQGTVDLGGMTTDEYIEWLRGPRDDLDPR, encoded by the coding sequence ATGCGTGTCACCGAAAAGGGCCAAGTGACGATCCCGAAGGAGATTCGCGACCGACTGGGGATCGGCCCTGGATCGGAAGTGGATTTCATCGCCTCCGGAGCGGGCGCCGTACTCGTCAAGATCGAGAAGAGCGGAGCTGATCCGATTCGCAATTTCGATGATTGGGCGCGCCGCGTCCAAGGAACGGTTGATCTCGGCGGAATGACGACGGATGAGTATATCGAATGGTTGAGGGGCCCACGTGACGATCTCGACCCTCGTTGA